A window from Solanum stenotomum isolate F172 chromosome 5, ASM1918654v1, whole genome shotgun sequence encodes these proteins:
- the LOC125863799 gene encoding uncharacterized protein LOC125863799 — MLIPSMNISSLMVHAKQIEEQKLKKMNREVKRARTGDKNFSNVKSDGQGRQRFKQGSSSAYPMVNKDSVLNPKPQKGYDKGTPLAKPTCAKYGKKHDGKCLAGLGCCKIRHQLKNYPTLTAKGREDKQNPPSGSHSNSRKQNHFNALREVHKSSLDVVTGSGIISSCAKLGLTILQSLW, encoded by the exons ATGCTTAtcccaagtatgaatatttcaagTCTTATGGTCCATGCcaaacaaattgaggagcaaaagctcAAGAAGATGAATAGGGAGGTGAAGAGGGCTAGGACTGGTGATAAGAACTTTTCCAATGTTAAGTCTGATGGGCAAGGTCGGCAAAGGTTCAAACAAGGTTCCTCTAGTGCTTACCCAATGGTCAACAAGGATAGCGTActtaaccctaagcctcaaaaAGGGTATGACAAGGGAACTCCACTggcaaagcctacttgtgccaaATATGGTAAGAAACATGATGGTAAATGTTTAGCCGGTTTGGGTTGCTGTAAGATTCGCCATCAATTAAAGAATTACCCAACACTTACGGCCAAGGGAAGAGAAGATAAGCAAAATCCACCAAGCGGTTCACACTCCAATTCTAGAAAGCAAAACCACTTTAATGCTCTTCGAGAAGTCCATAAGAGCTCActggatgtggtgaccg GTTCCGGCATTATTTCTTCTTGTGcaaagcttggattgactattctccagagcttgtggtga
- the LOC125865166 gene encoding histone H2B.3-like, producing MASKEEKKPTKKKSLTEKAPATAVEKSKSGKKLPKDATRDKKNKGSKNYVDTYKIYIFKVLKQVHPNIQIASKAMGIMNNFINDIFERLVEEFSRFARYNKKPTITSWVIQSALQLVLPSELAKHVVSEGTKGVAKFTNS from the coding sequence ATGGCATCAAAGGAAGAGAAGAAACCCACAAAGAAGAAGTCGTTGACTGAGAAGGCTCCTGCAACTGCCGTTGAGAAATCAAAGTCCGGCAAGAAGCTTCCTAAGGACGCCACCAGAGACAAGAAGAATAAGGGGTCAAAGAATTATGTCGATACTTACAAGATCTACATCTTCAAGGTGCTGAAACAGGTTCATCCAAATATACAGATTGCAAGCAAGGCTATGGGAATCATGAACAACTTCATCAATGATATCTTTGAGAGGCTTGTTGAGGAGTTTTCTAGGTTTGCTAGGTACAACAAGAAGCCTACCATCACTTCTTGGGTGATTCAAAGTGCTCTCCAATTGGTTCTCCCTAGTGAATTGGCCAAGCATGTTGTATCTGAGGGTACTAAGGGGGTTGCCAAATTCACTAACTCTTAG
- the LOC125865168 gene encoding histone H2B.3-like, which produces MAQNAEKKSSAEKAPATAAMKSKAGKNFPKDANRDKKNKRSMNYADTYKIYIFKVLKQVHPDIEISSKAMGIMNNFINDIFERLAEEFTKLARYNKKPTITSREIQTAVRLVLPGELAKHAVSKGTKAVAKFTSS; this is translated from the coding sequence ATGGCACAAAATGCAGAGAAGAAGTCGTCGGCTGAGAAGGCTCCTGCCACTGCCGCTATGAAATCAAAGGCTGGCAAGAACTTTCCTAAGGACGCCAACAGAGACAAGAAGAATAAGAGATCAATGAATTATGCCGATACTTACAAGATCTACATCTTCAAGGTGCTGAAACAGGTTCATCCAGATATAGAGATTTCAAGCAAGGCTATGGGAATCATGAACAACTTCATCAATGATATCTTTGAGAGGCTTGCTGAGGAGTTTACTAAGCTTGCTAGGTACAACAAGAAGCCTACCATCACTTCTCGGGAGATTCAAACTGCTGTCCGATTGGTTCTCCCTGGTGAATTGGCCAAGCATGCTGTATCTAAGGGCACTAAGGCGGTTGCCAAATTCACTAGCTCTTAG